The genomic stretch GGCGATACGGGAGATCACGACCTACATAGAAGTCTTTTACAACCGAAAACGGAAGCAGAAGAGGCTCGGTTATCTTTCGCCCGCAGCCTATGAGCAACAATATTTCAAAGAGCGGTTAATCGCTTAACGTTTGGTGTCCGCTATTGACGACCGAGGTCAAGTTACGATGAGCGCGGGCTTTGAGACTGTTTTGTGGTAGGTCGTCGTTCCCTCCACCATTTAGAAAAGACAAACCCGTCTCTCTGGGGTCATTCTCCGGGGTGACGGGTTTTCTTTTTTCCCTTGTTTCTAAAGGGTTTGCGCCCGTTTCACATCTTTCCAAATCACCCCTCCGCACCATCGATTCTCCCCATCTTCCCGCCTTTCTTTCTCTGTTTGGTCCCTGATTCTCTGTTTTCTCCGGACGAAGTCCGAAGCGCGTCCGGAAAGCTACATCCTTGATTGATATGGGTTTACGGCTGGTTGCCGTTTTTAGCGGTTGTCTTAGGTCATCGTTCGATCCCGCAACCGGACGTTTTTTTCGAAATCACCCGCTTCGCCCATGAAAAGAAGCGTGGTCAACTCAGCTTTCCTACCCCAAAAAATAGAAAAGCCGACGCTGATGGTCGGCTCTCTGGGGCGGTCTCCGGTCCGGTCGTCAGTCGGTGACGAAGCCGAACTGGCGGCGCTGCTCGGCCCAGTCCTCGGGAAAAGTCTGGGTCAGCTTCGCCAGCGAGAGCCCGTTGGGTTCCTCGCCGTTGATCAGGGCTTCGACGATGTCGGGGGCCAGGGTCGTCAGCTTGAGAATGCGGGCCACATACGAGCCATCGACGTCGAGGGTACGGGCAAGCTCGCTGATGGACTTGATCTGGCCGGATTCGAGGATGTCGGCCCAGGAAAAGGCTCTTGCCAGCGCCTGGAGGATGGCGGACTGCACCAGCTCTTGCGCCCCGGGGATCTCTCCATCCAGGGCCTGGGGAGCGATGACCGTCTTGCGGCCGCGCATGCGCCGGATCAACATCGGGATGTGGATCTGCAGGTTGCCGTTGTCGGCTACGGTAATGGTCGGCTTCATTTTCATCGGCTTGCCCTCCGTTCGGTGACTTCGCATGCCAGACCAGCCAGCTCGGCGATGAGCGTTGTCAGCCCGTTGGTTCGCAGCTCCATGTCGATTCCGGTCTCGCGGATCTCGACCTTATCCACCAGGAGTCGGATGAGCCGGTTTCGCTCCACCGGGAAAAGGTCTTCCCAGAAGCCCTCGACATTCTGGAAGGCCTCCGAAACGTCCTGTTCCGTGATGCTGTTCCCCTGGTAGGCTTTGCAGCGCTCGCTCACATGGGTCAGTTGTTTCGAGAGCTCGACCGCCTGGCGATTGACCGTCGTTAGCATCTCGGTCTTGCCCGTCTGATCGTTGCCAGGTTTCATCAATTCGAGTGCCTGCTCCCGCGCCTGCGACAACTCCATCTCGAGCTGGGCTTTCTGCTTGAACAACCGCTCCCGCTCTGCCTGCTCGATGTCCCGGGCTGCGAAGTAAGTCTTGGCCACCAGCGTCGGTGTGCGGAACACCGCGCTCAACTGCTCGATCACCGCCTGCTCGATGTCCCCGGCGGGAATCCGCTTGAGCGGGCATCGGCTCACGGTCCGCTTGCTGTCTTTCTGGCAGATGTAATAGGTGTAGTGGCGGCCGTTCTTGCGGGCGTAGGTCGGTCCCATCGCGCATCCGCAGTGGCCGCAGCGGATGACGCCTTTCAGCGGGGCGACCATTTTGGTCCTGGCCATGGAAACCTTGACCGGTTTGTTGTCCTCCAGGATGGCCTGAACCTTGTCCCAGGTCGCCCGGTCGATGATCCCTTCGTGCTCACCGGGGTAGCTGCGGTCCTTGTGGGCGATCTCGCCGATATAGATCCGGTTGTTCAGCAGCCGGTAGATGTGGGCGGTGTTCCATTCGGAGCCCTCGCGCACTTTGCCTTTCTTGGTGGTCCAGGCCTTGGTGCGGTAACCCTGTTCGTTCAATTCCTGGCCCAGCTTCTTGGCCGAGCCGATCTGGATGAACCGGCGGAAGATGTACTGCACTGTCCTGGCTTCATCGGGGTTGACCAGCAGCTTCTTGTTGTCCCTGTCGACGTCGTATCCGAGGATGGGTACGCCGCCGCAGTATTTCCCCCGGCGCTTGGCTGCCGCCACCTTGTCCCGGATACGCTCGGCGATGACCTCCCGCTCGTACTGGGCGAAGGTGATCAGGATGCCGAGAAACATCCGGCCGGTGGGATCGGTGGTGCTGAAGTGCTGGGTGACCGAGACGAAGCTGACACCCTTCTCGTTGAAGAGGTCGATCATCTTCATGAAATCCAGCAGCGAGCGGGACAGCCGGTCGACCTTGTAGACGACGATCACATCGATCTTCCCGGCGTCGATGTCCGCCAGCAGTCGGCGCAGCCCCGGGCGCTCCATGTTCCCACCCGAGAATCCACCATCGTCGTAGCGATCCGGCAGAGCCGTCCAGCCACGCATCCTCTGGGCTTCGATATAGTGTTCCGCAGATTCCCGTTGCGCATCCAACGAGTTGAACTCCTGCTCGAGACCTTCTTCGTGGCTCTTGCGGGTGTAGATGGCGCAGCGCAGGGTCTTGTTTTTGCCCGGCGCGACATTGCTGTTATCAAGCATCCGAACCTCCCTCGGCTTTTCTGCCGTAAACCTTCTTCAGTCCGAAAAAGACCTTGCCGTTCCACCTGGTCCCGGTGATCTCCCTGGCCACCGCGCT from Pseudodesulfovibrio profundus encodes the following:
- a CDS encoding recombinase family protein produces the protein MLDNSNVAPGKNKTLRCAIYTRKSHEEGLEQEFNSLDAQRESAEHYIEAQRMRGWTALPDRYDDGGFSGGNMERPGLRRLLADIDAGKIDVIVVYKVDRLSRSLLDFMKMIDLFNEKGVSFVSVTQHFSTTDPTGRMFLGILITFAQYEREVIAERIRDKVAAAKRRGKYCGGVPILGYDVDRDNKKLLVNPDEARTVQYIFRRFIQIGSAKKLGQELNEQGYRTKAWTTKKGKVREGSEWNTAHIYRLLNNRIYIGEIAHKDRSYPGEHEGIIDRATWDKVQAILEDNKPVKVSMARTKMVAPLKGVIRCGHCGCAMGPTYARKNGRHYTYYICQKDSKRTVSRCPLKRIPAGDIEQAVIEQLSAVFRTPTLVAKTYFAARDIEQAERERLFKQKAQLEMELSQAREQALELMKPGNDQTGKTEMLTTVNRQAVELSKQLTHVSERCKAYQGNSITEQDVSEAFQNVEGFWEDLFPVERNRLIRLLVDKVEIRETGIDMELRTNGLTTLIAELAGLACEVTERRASR